AAATGTGGCATCAAGGTGACAGCTGACTGGGATGGGTATGGATTGTTGAAAGTGACACACACTCACCAGTTACCCACAGACACTATTACGTACAATTTTGCACACCTTACCATTCAAGAGTTTTTGTGTGCACTTTACATGTCAACACTATCTGACCAAGAACAGCAGCGTATACTGAGTGAACACTTTGAAGATTTTCCTAATGTGTTTATTTTCTTGTGTGGCCTAACAAAATTAGTGTCTGCTGTAACATCACAATTTGTGTTGGAGAAGTTGAAGTCAGAGATCGGGACAAGATATAGAGTAAAAACTGATGTTCTTACAGCATTACGTTGTGTGTATGAAAGTGGAGAAACTGATCCACCTCATGATCAGTCAGCTACTCCTTTTGAATTGGATTTGAGTTTCACTACTTTGCAGCCATATGACTGTCTTTGTGTCAGCCACACATTATCATGTTATCCAGTGGTGAAGGTGAATATGTTCAGGTGCCATATTGGTGACAATGGTGCAGATATGTTAGGAAAGAATTACAGTGGCCATGTACTACAAGAATTGATCCTTTGGGATAATGATCTCACTGTGACTGGAGTGGAACATCTGACAAAGATTGTGATGAAAAGTTAGTCCCACTATTAACTGTTGATATACTGTGTGATGTTTGTGTGTTAGTGAATTGACAACACCTCACTGAGCTGTATGTGTTTGTAATGTGTACTGTTATCATTATACAGGTAGTGCCTCATTAAGAGTGTTAAATGTTAGTAATAATCCTATCGGAGATGATGGGATATCAGTGATGATGGACGGACTGCAGTACACCAAGACCCTCActgaactgtatgtacatggTTGTGGAATATCAGCTAAAGGTACTATATAGTGTAAAATGTAGGATGgtaatgtatacatatacatggtGGATTGTTTTGAGGATGTAAATTTCCCAAATGTCAGAGTTTCACCCTTACACAACCTTATGACTCCCATATCCAGCTCACATGAGCTAATGTTGTACGGATCGTTGGTAATTTATTAAGCATTATTAGTTTCATGGAAGCACGTCTATCCATGAAATTGATGTTCCTGAGAAAttccacacatgtacatacagtactgtaaacgGCGAAAGTTTGGAGTgactaaagtttggtgaatttggtgaattgaggtaattcaccaaactttatttGCCAATCAACTATTCAGTACATAGTTCCCATATTATCTACATGGtgaatttgccaaaattttgtcCGCCAACCTGCTTCGCATGCTACTTCACCTTGccaaactttcatcatttaCGGTAACAAGAGTTGTAGTATTGGAGACTGTTCCACACATTGTATTGTTGTGCCTTATAAGGTTAACAGATGATTACAGCATATTGTTAAATTTtagctgttgctattgtttacAGTTCATgttacataaaatatttaaatttgcTGAACCACAATTCATAATGTCAACTATTAGTGGAGTgttagggatttccccacattATGTTGTTTGGTGTATTTGTATGGTTTCTTCACATatttaataattactgtatATGGTGAAAATTGACTAATGCAAATTGTTTACAATCACTACAGGTGCCAGTTGTGTTGGCAGATTTTTGAAGAATTGTAACCTGCAAGTCCTTGACATTGAAAAAAACTCAATCAGAGATGATGGAATATCAATGATGATGGACGGACTGCAGTACAACAAGACCCTCACTGAACTGGATGTGTCTAATTGTGGATTTTCAGCTAAAGGTACTATATAGTGTAAAATGTAGGATGgtaatgtatacatatacatggtGAATTGTTTTGAGGATGTAAATTTCCCAAATGTCAGAGTTTCACCCTTACACAACCTTATGACTCCCATATCCAGCTCACATGAGCTAATGTTGTATGGATCGTTGGTAATTTATTAAGCATTATTAGTTTCATGGAAACACGTCTATCCATGAAATTGATGTTCCTGAGAAAttccacacatgtacatacagtactgtaaacaGCGAAAGTTTGGAGTgactaaagtttggtgaatttggtgaattgAGGTAATTCACCAGACTTTATTTACCAATCAGCTATTCAGTACATAGTTCCCATATTATCTACATGGTGAATTTGCTGTCTGCCAACCTGCTCCGCATGCTACTTCACTTTGccaaactttcatcatttaCGGTAACAAGAGTTGTAGTATTGGAGACTGTTCCATACATTGTATTGTTGTGCCTTATAAGGTTAACAGATGATTACAGCATATTGTTAAATTTCAACTGTTGCTATTGTTTATGATGACTACAGGTGCCAGTCGTATTGGTGAATTTTTGAAGGAGAATTGTACCCTGAAATACCTTAAGTTGCACAATAATCCTGTTGGTGATGCTGGTATATCGCAACTATTGGATGGGCTATGCCTTAACACTACACTAACTGAACTGGATGTGGAGTACTGTGAAATATCAGCTAAAGGTacaacatgtaatagttgtaacactggTGGGAGTggtttacctgatatgtacacacTCACCCTTGGGCCTCATGTGTACATGTCAGACAAAACGCAACCACATGTGTTACAAATAACATGTTTCACTTCATTGAAGTACTGGAAACTACAACACAGTACTGAAGTAGTGCATGTGGTACAGTTGATAACACATTGGTGTTTGGTGCCAGAGTGTATATACAGGTCTGATCTAATCCATGAGAGAGGTGAAACATTTTTAGTTTTTTGGGACTTTTAAGGAACAGATCTAGATATTTAGACTTGTTTTCCCTCAACTCAGTACACAAAATGCTTAGTGTCATTCTTTGTCATAACACAGCTAGCTGGTGTACAACTAGGTCGTAACATGACAAAGAATGTACCTCATGAGTTAACATGAGATTTGTACACTGAAAATTATCTTTGATCCACCTACACAAAGTGATCATTACAGTGacacctcacttagtggccacctctataATGAGACCACCTTGTTAGGTCCCTTGTTAGTATACCTCATTATTGAGGTTGCATGTTTTGGTCCCATTGGCTGGTGTCCCTATTGATGAGTTTCCATTGTATTACaatgtagtgtattgtgtaataACAAGATGTAGTGTTTGTGACCATGTTGATGTTTTGGTTTTGTATAGCTTCCTTAGTTCATTACAATCACTGATGTAAACATTATACTGTGTGATGTTTAAATTTTGACTGATGTTCAAATTTTACATATTCTGACTATTTACAAGTAATCCATCAAATGTGTTGATACCTTAATTCTCCCATTACAATTTTGTGTAtatggtacgtatgtgtgtgtgtagtttttGTGTCCATAAATATTTTACCTTGAAAGTTTCTATGGTAACAGAATAGTAATGGATGATTTGACACTTCTCCACCAAATTAGGTCATTGTTAGTAAATTGTGAAACTTGTCCCTCATAAGAACATGTAGTAATTGTTATTGTCTACTGATCACTACAGGTGCCAGGTGTATTGGTGAACTACTACAAGAGAATACTGTACTAGAAGAGCTTTTGATGGGAAGCGGGAACAAAATTTGTGATGATGGCATCACCATGATTGCTGGAGCTCTTGGTAAGAGCAGGATCAGGGTACTGAATGTACGCGACTGTGGTATTACTGTTACTGGAGCAAAAGCACTAGCTGCAGGTTTAGCAATCAACCGaagtattacagtattacatGTGTGGCACAATCCCATCACTGTGGAGGGAGCTCGTCTGATATTACAGTCAGCAGTTAATAATGGGATATGTGAAAAAGTGACAGTCAGTGGTAACTACAAGAGTGATATTGAAGTTCAGAAGATGATGACAATCCTACAAACCAGGAGAGAAGCAAACAAGAGGTAGGAAGTGACATCATCTGTGATGTAATAAGAAATGTCATTATTGTAAAATAGGTCACCATGGTAACATGACCACGCCCTTCTTAAGATCAGGTAAGCAATATTGTTATCATTAACTGGTGTTTAAATGTTCTCTTTTTACTGGTAGGAACTCTTTTAACACACATAAACAATACTAACATGTGTACACTtttaattatttcattataatcatttaatttatatatatatatataatcaatTACAAGTACTTATCATTAATACGAAAGTAATGTACAATTCCAAGCGATAAGCATCCAGCTACTTGTGAGAACATCTACATCATGTCTGTGACTTGACAATGTATCTCATGAACAAAGCATATCTTTATCTACAACACTCCTTGGAGCCCCACCCACTAGTGATGGTGCAGAGTTGTGCCTCAGGACAGTTTAATGAGTGCTTAGATCATATAATTTATAACATTCCAAAAATGGCCAAAATCTTGGCCATAATTTATATTATCCATCAAGACCTTACATCTCAGAAAAATTTCAAATTCAGCCCCGATTAACCCCCTATATCTAAATAGCTAGATGTAGCTAGAGACTCGACATCTTGGTCTTTAGTTTGAGTGCACTTTGTACTATAATAGTTATACAACCACCTGCAGGAACAGATCTAAAGCCCCTAATTATAAGTTCATGATTATCATGTAGCATTGGCATTTCATTGTTAGCATAATTCATAATGACAATAATTTCAATGTAGTACATGTATAGGTAATTTTTGTGTATGTTTGCTGTGCTTGCAGTTTTATATGGCTTCATGTTTCCTTTGATCCAACGTTGCCTAGAGATGACATCCTCACATGAGTGATCTGGTGATAATTTTTAATCTGACCCTGCTTGCAATTGCCTGACCATAATGGTCGTTGTAATCCATGAGTTGAAGGGTGATGTGCTTTTATTAACAACACCATGGGAACTTGGTCACATGATCCATTCAGTCACAACTTCACATAACCTGACAACAACAAGTTTAATTACACAACAGATCACACAAACATCATCCTACCTTCTCACATGAATCCTTCAACATGTAAAGTTGATCCAGTGTCAGGCTAAACTCTTTGCAACTCTGTGTCTGTAGTCTTAACACATAGCAGGTGTCATGCTACCTACATGTGCATGACAGTGACACTAACGTAACTTAGTGACATGGTAACATACCTCACTGGTCACCATTCAGAAACCCTTGAAGTGTTTCAAATTTTAAGCAGACCTACTCAATTCCAGTACAACAAGATGTTGACAATGACATCCTACCCATAAAACATTTGTAATAGCTACACTACACCTATAGTcttcacctgagcccttgtttcttgttaataattcttgttacatgggccagcaaCAAGTGAGTGAGTTataaggctttaaaaatattccATACATatagtatggacgattcaggcatgcaaacatgtttacaacttgaaaacatgcttgttccagtgcAAAATCATTGGGAgcgaacacatgttcacctctttgatattactatataatagttagacaccaagaccaagggaactaagtgatttagtaaccccgatggcctgaggctgtagcgtcccgagcgcagcgagggcgctactaagggccagaggggttactaaatcgcttagttcccgttgatcgcggtgtctaacttatttagactatggtttaaagtacatacctttatagccagagtaTTAGGGTggcgtgaaagagcaatgcagaatggcagaacggtttcttcctgaagtccttacagcgcccacaaaataattattctaccggtaaccagagtaacagctagagctacagtagatacgctgtttagtctactatttgtccagaattatatcgcagaacacggagaagaattgtattacagtattatcaagtactccagagtatttttcgtgttataattatttttcaagtacaaattgcctgagggcgggttactaaatgaacatgtgtaggtgactaaatgagcatgtcaggtgactaagtgatttagtaaccctctaaatgagctgtaccatagtctaaatttgGCAGGCTCAGGTGAACAGTGAACCAGTTGTACACATgtttaatagaacacacataattatactgtacacatacacatacattcacagtcacactacatacacaggaTACTGATATTATGACATAACCAGTTGTCAGCACATGAACTTGTGTCAGTAGTATGTGAgattttgttgtgtgtgtgtttcatatgtatgtgtgtggcacGCGTGTGCAAGCACTCCAATACTGGGTACGTGTAATGTAAAGTTTTTACTTGACATGTTCAATATACAGCCAGTTTCTGCTACAAATGTTACTTGATGGTAACTCCTACTCAGTTAACTGGTGGGAGTAACTATGACTCTCTTAAGGTAGCTCATCATTTAATTAGTGATGTACATGAATGGATTGTTACTACTGATATGTatagttcaactactctaatagaacatacagtgtacTCCACATGACTGGAGTAGCAAATTTTGAAGTGGTCAGGTTAGCATTAAGTAACAATTGCACAGAGCACTCACAGCACGTGCAGAAAATTACGCTTAGGAGGGTCTCCCCCAAGGAAAATTTAATCTTAAAAACATATATTTAACCAGTTATCACAACAGCACTGGCATCAAAGAAAGAAGGTaaccaactgctctattagaatatctgacTGCTTTAGTAGATAAACCAAACTAGTGACACTGTTCCTggtgctcccttgattatccaTCCCTCGAGACACATTCAAATAATCAACAAGTTGGAGtctattcatttatatacagagcctgttcaaatactttaatagaacatacatcatagacaaatactctaacagagcagtcatttctactgttcagataatcaagtgATCGAATAACCGAGGGAGCACTGTACTGCTACAGTTGAACAATCACTAGATGTACAGGTGTGACTGGTTAATGCTAACAGTTGCAAATGTGAATGGATCTGTAATAGCAAATTTTATCAGTTGATGGTTTATACTGTTTTTACCAGAAACAATTCTAACAAGGCTTGTATGGGAGTAAGCTTGGGGTAGCTTTATATGATTATCTCTAACTACCTTTATGTGCTATATATAGTCCTTTTGTGTATGGAGTCAAACCATGTTGGGACTACTAATTTTGTCCTTATTGTGGAGTGGAGGTCTTTTCTATGGAGTAATCAATTTGGAGAATATTCGCTGTAGTTTGAGAGTAGGTCAAGTGCCAATAGTACTGTAGAATTATTTGGGATCAAAATCAGATCAAATAATTAATTTACAGCGATTCAGATGTCTTAAAAATGGGCAATAAAACACCTCAGCAAGCCAACTTGTAAATGAAACCAGAATATTTATGAGGGTTCTATACTCAAGCGTCAAGTCAAGACGTGCTTTCAATGAAATCATGCTATCAAAAGGAATATTCCTTCAATCAAAAATCTTGATTCCAGTTGCTATTGGTTTGGTCCAATAAAATAGGCTCGATATAATAGACTACCAAAACATGGTCTGAGAACATTGGGCTCAGAAATTAGCTGatggctggctatcattttaaaGGTGACGTTATAGTAACCACTGAGCAAGGTTCATACTTGTGACCAAGAGCAGATATAGCTCACAAAATACATCACAGATATACTGACCATTTCTGATGTACTGGTGAAGCTAACACTAAAATGTCCTGAGGGATAGTAATACACAGTGATTTATTATGACATCACTCAgtataaacacttacaggtTGATATCAAGGAAGACTGTTGGATGATAACTACTGACTTTGATCTTCCTAGTAGACGACAGATCAACTCCATCTTGACTTCTAATAAAGACGTTAACACTTGTGATATACATCATTTATTGCTGTATATGTCACACTTCACATAACATGTACAATAAACTTGAAATCGCTTTGTAACAAACATGAAGTGACCGACTGTTCAATTGGACCATTCTCCAGCACTCTGACAGACACATAATAAATAATATCCTTTTATTGATTCCTTGTTGTCTATAGGGGCAGAGGAATGGAGTGGTTAAGTTACAGTTTCATTAGTtcagcagtgtgggaaatacagctagacggcaaataaattgatatgtatgGAAGCCATTGAGAAAATAATCTGCAGTAGCTTACATACGtaaccatcataacttaatgATACAATGGTGTATGGTATTGAGTTTTGGCGCTTGTatttgccatgaatttgtgaatccaaAGGTATATCTGTAGACAAAGACGGACAATACACACTTGTACACACaaaaatacatacacacaaacacattacacaacctgtacacacacaacacacatatagGGTACCTGTTTATTGTAGTGTTGGTTGTACTCTTCCCATGTCCTATAGCTCTACTGAAGTTATAAGTCTTCTCTGCTAGATCAACAAACTTGGGGGATGAGGTGCTAACGACTTCTGCCCCTGAATGGCTCAGAGCTACTCTAATCTTCTAATCAAAGTTTCAGTCATTTTTTGGGGTTTCCAGTATGTGTTAGGGACCAGTGTGGCCTCTTGGTCCAGTAGGTTTCATTCATTTCTATGTCCAACACTTTGTGGAGGAAAATAGTATGTGAGAAGTAAGTACAAATTATGTAtggtgcatgtatgtgtgtattggtAAAGAAAAGCTCTACCCTGTCTACTACTAGTCATAGTAGCCAGGTTATGGCTGTTGTATGTATACTATAGCTGATAAACACTTTTCTGAGCCACAATGTACATCATGTAATTCATTCAGGTGATGGCGCTTCTCACAAGAGGGTGAGAAGAAGGAAGAAGTTGTGTGTGCAGGTATGTGGTGAGGTGTTTATAACTCTACTGAATTTTTAGTTTGGTTTTTAGGTGGACAAAGTGGTAGTGGCTAGAACAGAATTTTTTGTGGTCATTCTGTATAGGGAAGACATACAAGGAGTCAATAGTTTGTTGTTCTGGCAAATTCTTTTTATGATGGTGTTGTGGTTTACTAAAGAACAAAACAAATTACAACTATTTGTATATTACCTGTGGTAGAGGGGGACTTCTTAGCTGGGTGGCTCTGATGTACGTAGCTAGTTTTGGAGGAGTGGCTTCTGAGAGCTGTTGGAGACCACAGTTTTCCTCCATACAGTATTCAGCACAACTGACTTCTTCAACTAGAAATGACAGCGCACTAGCTAGTATTGTAGATAATTCTCCAGAAACCTCCTCTCTTAAGCACAAACTTGCTAAATGAAGGACACAGTAGAAAATACAAAGATTATGGTTCTGGTTCCATACATAGGAAACCTCTTCACTATCATGGTCCCAAACAGTTCATTATAGAGAAGTTCCATTGTGTATGAACTTGAGCACGTACATGCTACTCAAGAGaggtttattattttatttcttACCACTATGTCTCTCTACAGATAGCATCAAACGTGATAATGTGTAGTCCACTAGCTGACCCCATCTTACAGTAGTTGTCTCCTCTACTGTGAACATTTTCCCTATAGAGTGGGTCACATACAACAAGTAAAAGGAAAACAGAAATTTTGcagggattatagaaataaaagcatcagctgcagctatactagtacatatttaattcctactccagtcacatacagcctgtctatagtatgtacactacctatgaatcaacacctacatgATGGTGAAGAAGGGTGAAaccaagtccatgatgcatgtagctgctgcagttggtaAAAAGGAACGTCTCAGGACTAACAGTGATTAAGTCAAGCTCATACCCTTAACCACAGTCAAGTTACACTTGATGAAACCATCAGTTGGTCAGTAGAAAGTACAAATGAAAATTTGAACTTAATGGAATTGTTGGCAAAAACCATGCAAGCTCATGTTTCCTTCATCACATCTTGGAAACATTAGTGAGACATGATCAAACCCAAAATGCCTTCATAACAACCTCAAAATGGATGATAATTTTGGATAGGAAACTCCAAACCTTCACAAGAACCTTGTAAACAATGCTTTATACTTGCTAGCACAGGttttgtagatccagtcacattatatGTACTTGTACACACTACAAACGGACAGACAAACAGACACCATATATCTTACCAAACTGCTCCACAATTTCAGCAGGAAACACATGTGAGGCAAATACTCTTCTGAAGATGGTAGAAAATTCCTCACAACTGTTTACATCACACATAGCCGACTATGTGCTACTAGCTGTTGTATGTGTTGTCTACATATGAAGACCACAATATATGGCAGATACTGTATGTGTAAGTTTGTTAGAAAATGGTCATACATACATTAACTCTACAGACCACAATCCCTATCTCATCTGTTACTACACTAAATATTGAGGTCTACTGACCAAAGCGTCCCAGTTTGGTT
This portion of the Dysidea avara chromosome 12, odDysAvar1.4, whole genome shotgun sequence genome encodes:
- the LOC136241019 gene encoding uncharacterized protein isoform X1; the encoded protein is MCDVNSCEEFSTIFRRVFASHVFPAEIVEQFGKMFTVEETTTVRWGQLVDYTLSRLMLSVERHSASLCLREEVSGELSTILASALSFLVEEVSCAEYCMEENCGLQQLSEATPPKLATYIRATQLRSPPLPQCWT
- the LOC136241019 gene encoding uncharacterized protein isoform X2, giving the protein MCDVNSCEEFSTIFRRVFASHVFPAEIVEQFGKMFTVEETTTVRWGQLVDYTLSRLMLSVERHSASLCLREEVSGELSTILASALSFLVEELSEATPPKLATYIRATQLRSPPLPQCWT